In the Candidatus Schekmanbacteria bacterium RIFCSPLOWO2_02_FULL_38_14 genome, one interval contains:
- a CDS encoding NAD+ synthase: MKYIRAGIAQINTTVGDLDGNTGKIISAIKEAKKLKINLITFPELAITGYPPKDLLLKTKFIKENQQRLQDIVKETEGIIAIVGFVHDDGDVFNSAAVIHDRKIIGIQHKIHLPNYGVFDEKRYFKAGRETFVFETDTVVFGVSICEDIWVPGFPTENQCHAGAELIINISASPYHIGKPDFRKNMFMTRASDNIVNLIFNNLVGGQDDLVFDGNGLLIDCSGNTIAEGKLFKEDLVFSDISLEDVKRTRLRDPRAREFQQKPENFNVSKVISRGKTRISTDRKLKQLDVRKNPFLVKKRVVEKDPFKEIYDALVLGVGDYVRKNGFKKVVIGLSGGIDSSITATIAVDALGAENVVGIAMPSHISSRHSLEDAQKLAKNLKIKLEKIPIYEVYKSYIGTLFPVFKGTKPGITEENLQARIRGNILMAFSNKFGYLLLTTGNKSELSMGYTTLYGDMAGGFAVISDVPKTLVYELSKYRNSMSKKPQIPERCLTKEPSAELRSNQKDTDSLPDYNILDGILHLCVELDKSIEEIVALGYEEKIVKDVVIRVDRNEYKRQQAAPGIRITPKAFGSGRRIPITNKFRG; encoded by the coding sequence ATGAAATACATACGTGCTGGCATAGCCCAGATTAACACAACTGTTGGCGACCTTGATGGCAATACGGGAAAAATCATCAGTGCCATCAAAGAGGCAAAAAAGCTTAAGATAAACCTCATCACCTTTCCTGAGCTTGCAATTACAGGCTATCCTCCAAAAGACCTGCTGCTTAAAACAAAATTCATAAAAGAAAACCAGCAAAGGCTTCAGGATATTGTTAAAGAGACTGAAGGAATCATTGCAATAGTTGGCTTTGTTCACGATGACGGAGATGTCTTTAATTCTGCAGCAGTAATCCACGACAGGAAAATAATAGGAATCCAGCACAAAATCCACCTTCCGAATTACGGGGTGTTTGATGAGAAGCGCTATTTTAAGGCAGGCAGAGAGACCTTTGTTTTTGAAACTGACACAGTGGTTTTTGGCGTGAGCATATGCGAGGATATATGGGTTCCGGGCTTTCCAACAGAAAACCAGTGCCACGCAGGCGCAGAATTAATAATCAATATCTCTGCTTCTCCATACCACATTGGAAAACCTGACTTTAGAAAGAACATGTTCATGACAAGGGCAAGTGACAATATTGTAAATCTCATATTCAACAACCTTGTAGGAGGGCAGGATGATTTAGTCTTTGACGGCAATGGTCTGTTAATTGACTGCAGCGGCAATACCATTGCTGAGGGAAAACTTTTCAAGGAGGATTTAGTTTTTTCTGACATTAGCCTTGAAGATGTAAAAAGAACGCGGTTAAGAGACCCGAGGGCAAGAGAGTTTCAGCAAAAGCCTGAAAATTTCAATGTAAGCAAGGTAATCTCCAGAGGAAAAACCAGGATATCAACTGATAGAAAACTTAAACAGCTTGATGTCAGGAAAAATCCATTTCTTGTAAAAAAGAGAGTTGTTGAAAAAGATCCCTTTAAGGAAATCTATGATGCCCTTGTCCTTGGGGTTGGTGATTATGTGAGGAAAAACGGGTTTAAAAAAGTGGTAATAGGCTTGAGCGGAGGCATAGATTCCTCTATTACAGCTACCATCGCTGTCGATGCTTTGGGAGCTGAAAACGTTGTTGGAATTGCAATGCCAAGCCATATATCCTCAAGGCACAGCCTTGAAGATGCGCAGAAACTTGCAAAAAATCTAAAAATAAAACTTGAAAAAATTCCAATATATGAAGTTTATAAATCATACATTGGGACTCTCTTTCCGGTTTTTAAAGGAACAAAGCCTGGCATAACAGAAGAAAACCTGCAGGCACGCATCAGGGGCAATATCCTGATGGCTTTTTCAAATAAATTCGGCTACCTTCTGCTGACAACAGGCAACAAATCGGAACTCAGCATGGGGTATACAACTCTTTATGGTGATATGGCTGGAGGATTTGCGGTAATTTCTGATGTTCCCAAAACCCTCGTATATGAACTATCAAAATATCGCAATTCAATGTCTAAAAAACCACAAATACCTGAAAGATGCCTTACAAAAGAGCCTTCTGCTGAACTGCGGTCAAACCAGAAGGATACTGATTCCCTGCCTGACTACAACATACTTGACGGGATACTGCATCTATGTGTTGAGCTTGACAAGAGCATTGAGGAAATAGTTGCCCTTGGATATGAAGAAAAAATAGTAAAGGATGTTGTTATCCGTGTTGACAGAAATGAGTATAAGCGACAGCAGGCTGCGCCAGGAATCAGGATAACCCCAAAAGCCTTTGGTTCAGGAAGAAGGATACCAATAACAAACAAGTTTCGAGGGTAG
- a CDS encoding DNA polymerase III subunit delta: protein MQKNLDKILKDISSGKTAPVYLLFGEDGYFVNEAFKKLLDSFVPEEDRSLNLEIFKGEKLDLDAVIIGLSSYPFLAGHKVVALLDQEMPASTSPDFDLLLECLEKNIPPQNHLIIATSKTVDKRTVLFKKIKEIGEIFAFEEEDARDRYSSFRDKINERVTSEGKKITGEAFDSLIDRTGFDARLIFAEIEKLLNFAGDKKIIDKSDVDAVVPVTRQQVIFTLLDAMSRRDKKIAFDILERLLSEGEEPIKINHMMARQIRLLLQAKELLETEHLKKFNENSQFPLFQKLFGNRIEEFRDRYKEDSYNLFSYKPFYVFNVSRLASKWDKESLLKSFKFLHHADMDLKSSGNEQGKLILQKLILNLGQE from the coding sequence ATGCAAAAAAATTTAGATAAGATTTTGAAGGATATCAGTTCTGGCAAGACTGCTCCTGTGTACCTTCTTTTTGGAGAAGACGGGTATTTTGTTAATGAGGCTTTTAAAAAACTTTTAGATAGTTTTGTCCCTGAAGAGGACAGGTCTTTAAATCTGGAAATCTTTAAGGGTGAAAAATTAGACTTAGATGCTGTGATAATAGGGCTTTCATCCTATCCATTTTTGGCAGGCCACAAGGTTGTTGCACTCTTAGACCAGGAGATGCCGGCTTCAACTTCCCCGGATTTTGATTTGCTCCTTGAATGCCTTGAGAAAAATATCCCGCCTCAGAACCATTTAATCATAGCAACATCAAAGACTGTTGATAAGAGAACCGTTCTGTTTAAAAAGATTAAAGAAATCGGCGAGATTTTTGCATTTGAAGAAGAAGATGCAAGAGACAGATATTCCAGCTTCAGAGATAAAATTAATGAGAGAGTAACCAGTGAAGGTAAAAAAATCACAGGGGAGGCATTTGACAGTTTGATAGACAGGACCGGGTTTGATGCGCGCCTGATATTTGCAGAAATTGAAAAACTCCTGAACTTTGCAGGTGACAAGAAAATAATCGATAAAAGCGATGTAGATGCAGTTGTTCCTGTAACAAGGCAGCAGGTAATATTTACTCTTCTTGACGCAATGAGCAGAAGGGATAAAAAAATCGCTTTTGATATACTTGAAAGACTTTTATCAGAGGGGGAAGAGCCAATAAAGATTAATCACATGATGGCAAGGCAGATAAGGCTTTTACTGCAGGCAAAAGAGCTTCTGGAGACTGAGCATTTGAAAAAGTTCAACGAGAATTCCCAGTTTCCTCTTTTTCAAAAACTTTTTGGGAACAGAATAGAAGAATTCAGGGACAGATACAAGGAGGATTCTTATAATCTTTTTTCATATAAGCCTTTTTATGTTTTCAATGTATCAAGGCTTGCTTCCAAATGGGATAAGGAATCGCTTTTAAAAAGTTTCAAATTCCTGCATCATGCTGATATGGATTTGAAAAGTTCAGGCAATGAGCAGGGAAAATTGATTTTACAGAAATTGATTCTTAATCTTGGGCAGGAGTGA
- a CDS encoding 30S ribosomal protein S21 yields MTPINAKVEVQGNLDKALRQLKKKMEKEGLVKDMKRNMYYEKPTQRRRKSLLKAIKQQSQIRKEEV; encoded by the coding sequence ATGACGCCAATAAACGCTAAGGTTGAAGTTCAGGGCAATCTTGACAAAGCGCTGAGGCAATTGAAAAAAAAGATGGAAAAAGAAGGGCTTGTAAAGGACATGAAGAGAAACATGTATTACGAAAAGCCTACACAGCGCAGAAGAAAGAGCCTCTTGAAAGCAATAAAGCAGCAAAGCCAGATTAGAAAAGAAGAAGTATAG
- a CDS encoding MFS transporter yields MKKETEKKFFLGLPGNIIALGVVSFLTDASSEMIYPILPLFLTVTLGAGPALIGIIEGIAESTASLLKFFSGYFSDRVRKRRPIILSGYSLSTLARPLIALAGAWWQVLVIRFSDRVGKGIRSSPRDALIADSVDAANYGKAYGFHRSMDHAGAVAGPILATLILAYITSDYRSLFLLAAIPGILSLLVILFFVKETRIDRKGSSQPLTFSLKNFDSGFKMLLASVIVFTLGNSSDAFLLLRAKEAGVPAHLIPAIWAVLHIVKTLSSTPGGVMSDRVGRKRIIIAGWLVYGLVYLGFAYASSHLHIWILFIIYGIYFGMTEGVEKAFVADLVPQHLRGTAFGLYNFAIGISALPASLLFGVIWQKAGMEYAFMTGAGIAMVASVMLLGIKIKRM; encoded by the coding sequence ATGAAAAAGGAAACAGAAAAGAAATTCTTTCTTGGTCTTCCAGGCAATATTATTGCCCTTGGTGTTGTGAGTTTTTTAACTGACGCATCAAGTGAAATGATTTATCCTATACTGCCCCTTTTCCTCACAGTAACCCTTGGGGCAGGTCCTGCATTGATTGGGATAATAGAGGGGATTGCAGAGAGCACTGCAAGCCTTCTAAAATTTTTTTCAGGCTATTTCTCAGACAGAGTCAGAAAAAGAAGACCAATAATACTTTCAGGCTATTCCCTCTCAACCCTCGCAAGACCGCTTATTGCCCTTGCAGGAGCATGGTGGCAGGTTCTTGTAATAAGGTTTTCAGACAGGGTCGGAAAAGGGATAAGAAGCTCTCCAAGGGATGCGCTGATTGCAGATTCAGTTGATGCTGCAAATTACGGGAAGGCGTATGGTTTTCATCGCTCAATGGACCATGCAGGTGCAGTAGCAGGACCAATTCTTGCTACTCTTATACTTGCATATATAACCTCAGATTACAGAAGCCTCTTCCTTCTTGCTGCAATACCCGGAATCCTTTCCCTTCTTGTGATTCTCTTTTTTGTAAAAGAAACAAGAATTGACAGAAAGGGTTCATCGCAACCTTTAACATTCAGCCTTAAAAATTTTGATTCAGGATTCAAGATGTTGCTTGCCTCAGTAATAGTTTTTACCCTTGGCAATTCAAGTGATGCCTTTCTGCTTTTAAGGGCAAAGGAAGCCGGAGTCCCTGCACACCTGATTCCTGCAATATGGGCAGTGTTGCACATAGTAAAAACCTTAAGCTCAACTCCCGGAGGCGTTATGTCTGACAGGGTAGGGAGAAAAAGGATAATAATTGCCGGCTGGCTGGTTTACGGGCTTGTCTATCTTGGCTTTGCCTATGCTTCCTCTCATTTGCATATCTGGATTCTCTTTATAATTTACGGTATTTATTTTGGAATGACAGAGGGAGTTGAAAAGGCATTTGTTGCAGATTTGGTTCCGCAGCATCTAAGGGGAACAGCTTTTGGACTCTATAATTTCGCCATTGGAATCTCTGCCCTGCCTGCAAGCCTGCTTTTCGGCGTCATATGGCAGAAAGCAGGAATGGAGTATGCCTTTATGACCGGAGCAGGAATTGCAATGGTGGCATCAGTTATGCTTCTGGGAATAAAAATAAAAAGAATGTAG
- a CDS encoding type I citrate synthase: MATLKEKLVQKIPAWREEIQKLNKEYGDKVIGEVTVGQAYGGMRGVKGLVCDTSEVPPDKGLIIRSIPVGQLTDKLPEEVFYLLCTGELPDKESLKSLQDDLKKRSGTPEYVWNVLKAMPANSHPMTMLNTAILVMEGESVFKKRYNEGMKKDVYWEAMLEDCLNLIAKLPEIAAGIYRMRFNKGKRIAPKPELDMGANYVHMMGIADPSGNFANLMRLYLTLHSDHESGNVSAATTHTVASALSDIYYALSAGLNGLAGPLHGLANQECLGWILMVKDKFNGVPSDDDLRKFAWDTLNSGKVIPGYGHAVLRITDPRFAAFLDFGKKYCSKDPVFQIVAKVYDIVPKVLVEQGKAKDPWPNVDASSGSLLYHFGMTEFDYYTVLFSVSRALGVSAQAIISRATGSPLVRPKSVTTEWIKKTVMKA; this comes from the coding sequence ATGGCTACATTAAAAGAAAAACTTGTGCAGAAAATACCTGCATGGAGAGAAGAAATCCAGAAACTGAACAAAGAGTATGGAGACAAGGTCATTGGCGAGGTTACAGTTGGTCAGGCGTATGGCGGAATGCGTGGTGTTAAAGGACTTGTGTGCGATACATCAGAGGTGCCGCCTGATAAGGGTTTAATAATAAGAAGTATTCCGGTTGGACAGCTTACTGATAAACTTCCTGAAGAGGTTTTTTATCTCCTGTGCACAGGAGAACTCCCTGACAAAGAGTCACTTAAGTCTTTGCAGGATGATCTGAAAAAACGTTCAGGAACACCGGAATACGTGTGGAATGTTTTAAAGGCGATGCCAGCAAATTCCCATCCAATGACAATGCTAAATACTGCAATCCTTGTAATGGAGGGAGAATCAGTATTTAAGAAAAGATATAATGAGGGAATGAAGAAGGATGTTTACTGGGAGGCGATGCTTGAAGACTGTCTTAATCTGATTGCAAAGCTTCCTGAAATCGCTGCAGGAATATACAGGATGAGATTTAACAAGGGCAAACGCATTGCCCCAAAACCAGAGCTTGACATGGGCGCAAACTATGTCCATATGATGGGTATTGCTGACCCCAGCGGAAACTTTGCAAACCTAATGAGACTCTATTTAACTCTTCACAGCGACCACGAGAGCGGGAATGTGAGCGCCGCAACAACACATACAGTAGCCTCTGCACTTTCAGATATATATTATGCTCTTTCTGCAGGACTTAATGGTCTTGCAGGACCTCTTCACGGTCTGGCAAACCAGGAATGCCTTGGATGGATACTGATGGTTAAAGATAAATTTAACGGAGTTCCATCAGATGATGACCTCAGAAAATTTGCATGGGATACGCTTAATTCAGGGAAAGTCATTCCGGGCTATGGTCACGCAGTGCTCAGGATTACAGACCCGAGGTTTGCAGCATTTCTTGATTTTGGCAAGAAGTACTGCTCAAAGGACCCTGTTTTCCAGATTGTTGCCAAAGTTTATGACATTGTTCCAAAGGTTCTTGTTGAGCAGGGAAAAGCAAAAGACCCATGGCCCAATGTTGACGCAAGCTCAGGTTCGCTTCTCTATCACTTTGGAATGACTGAGTTTGATTACTATACCGTGCTTTTCAGTGTTTCAAGGGCTCTTGGAGTTTCTGCTCAGGCGATTATAAGCAGGGCAACCGGGTCACCCCTTGTACGCCCAAAATCAGTTACAACCGAGTGGATAAAAAAGACTGTAATGAAAGCTTGA